Proteins from a single region of Lysinibacillus sp. JNUCC-52:
- a CDS encoding CHY zinc finger protein, whose protein sequence is MEIFGPVMDNETRCIHYHTEKDIIAIKFACCERYYPCYKCHEEHAKHAIKRWQQSQFNVKAILCGHCKHELTIQDYMESSSCPQCMAAFNPRCANHYAIYFEM, encoded by the coding sequence ATGGAGATTTTCGGACCTGTAATGGATAATGAAACGCGATGTATACATTATCATACTGAAAAAGATATTATCGCGATAAAGTTTGCATGCTGCGAACGCTATTATCCTTGCTATAAATGTCATGAGGAACATGCCAAACACGCCATTAAACGTTGGCAGCAATCACAATTTAATGTAAAGGCAATACTTTGTGGACATTGTAAACATGAATTAACAATCCAAGATTATATGGAGTCATCATCTTGCCCGCAATGCATGGCTGCTTTTAATCCACGCTGTGCAAATCATTATGCTATTTATTTTGAAATGTAA
- a CDS encoding nucleotidyl transferase AbiEii/AbiGii toxin family protein: MKQVNDVSIPVLDQLTDVAQQQQKGLEVFVTLYSHERLLVRLAASCYEDQYWLYGDFLIGTLTNDYEKSTTGITLCTKKMANKDSIIKHAFKEISSMNVQEDGIQFVSDELEIINSNENQIYIRIPAHLGHITTYIEITINLFDQIAMAPKKIAIQSILDNTPIELLAYSTELMIAHKFNLLYQYPAFEQAMKEYYDVYLLASTQNFEGRVLQEAISDTFDRHKTTLEKYPSMFSKQLYLDATNNKRWQQLVNQQTLPFDKVQKLVHQLLVPIYEEVIVENEFFENWDYKQAIWR; encoded by the coding sequence ATGAAACAAGTAAATGATGTATCAATCCCTGTATTGGACCAATTAACAGATGTAGCTCAGCAACAACAAAAAGGCTTAGAGGTATTTGTAACACTCTATTCACATGAAAGGTTACTAGTTCGATTAGCAGCTTCTTGCTACGAGGATCAGTATTGGCTATATGGAGATTTTTTAATCGGTACATTAACAAATGATTACGAAAAATCTACTACAGGAATTACATTGTGTACTAAAAAAATGGCCAACAAAGATAGCATTATAAAGCATGCTTTCAAAGAAATTAGTTCGATGAATGTACAAGAGGATGGAATTCAATTTGTTAGCGATGAACTAGAAATTATTAATAGTAATGAAAATCAAATTTATATTAGAATTCCTGCACATTTAGGGCACATAACAACATACATAGAAATAACGATTAATCTTTTTGATCAAATTGCAATGGCTCCAAAAAAGATAGCGATTCAGTCAATACTAGATAATACGCCAATCGAGTTATTAGCTTATTCAACAGAGCTTATGATTGCACATAAATTTAACTTACTATATCAATACCCAGCATTCGAACAAGCGATGAAAGAATACTATGATGTATATTTATTAGCAAGTACACAGAATTTTGAAGGTCGAGTTTTACAAGAGGCTATATCAGATACATTTGACCGACATAAAACAACACTAGAAAAATATCCATCAATGTTCTCTAAACAGCTTTATTTAGACGCTACTAACAACAAGAGATGGCAACAATTAGTTAATCAACAGACGTTACCGTTCGATAAAGTACAAAAACTTGTTCATCAATTGTTAGTGCCAATTTATGAGGAAGTAATAGTAGAAAATGAATTTTTTGAAAATTGGGATTACAAGCAAGCTATTTGGCGATAA
- a CDS encoding YpjP family protein codes for MKKWVQKSIVIMVAFLTFGLITPTHEIWDAFDHNPSNRASIGPSPGTSTALAAEPETIADEATEIQHEAIDYGALLVDAAKEQSYMKFGTKIGPKISNEFDSIIFPKMEEAIAMTVANVEDGSLANLTITEKPSGNYGEKIFNIVNNETGDDLIRFHVRTEKRPQEGYYYNFHYHSAEDNFMAHNNLGDIYWEKNTPPKWLS; via the coding sequence ATGAAAAAGTGGGTTCAAAAAAGTATCGTCATAATGGTTGCGTTTTTAACATTTGGATTAATTACGCCAACACATGAAATTTGGGACGCATTCGATCATAATCCATCTAATCGTGCTTCCATTGGTCCATCACCAGGGACGAGCACTGCCCTAGCAGCTGAGCCAGAAACAATAGCAGATGAAGCGACCGAAATACAGCACGAGGCGATTGACTATGGGGCGCTACTTGTTGACGCAGCGAAAGAGCAGTCCTATATGAAGTTTGGAACAAAAATTGGCCCTAAAATTAGCAATGAATTTGACTCCATTATCTTCCCTAAAATGGAAGAAGCAATTGCGATGACCGTTGCAAATGTAGAAGACGGATCACTGGCAAATCTCACAATTACAGAAAAACCAAGTGGTAACTACGGAGAGAAAATCTTCAATATCGTTAATAACGAAACAGGAGATGATTTAATCCGCTTCCACGTACGAACTGAAAAGCGTCCACAAGAAGGCTATTACTATAACTTCCATTACCATAGTGCCGAGGACAATTTTATGGCTCATAACAATCTTGGTGATATTTACTGGGAAAAAAACACACCACCGAAGTGGTTGTCATAG
- a CDS encoding ATP-binding cassette domain-containing protein has translation MGYELKNVTVTYEHRTALKNISCSIADGKWIAVIGKTGAGKSTFVQLLKGLVDFKGEYRLHNKLITLSGKGQPKDLQEIGYVFQYPEHQFFETTVYKELAFGLKQRGQSEKEIRASISAILPKVGLDETILTLAPFQLSGGQKRRVAIASILLMQPKLLILDEPTAGLDPTSKSSILDLLKKWQLETNHTVLFVTHQMQDVAEYADEVIVLHEGEIKAHLTTNQLFLQQAHIVTSAGLKMPEQIQLLKVVEQLLGEKIAVANCMEHTIFNAVKPYLQFRGKLNA, from the coding sequence ATGGGATACGAGCTCAAAAACGTAACTGTTACATATGAACATCGAACAGCCTTGAAAAATATTTCGTGTTCCATAGCAGATGGAAAATGGATTGCGGTTATTGGGAAAACAGGCGCAGGTAAATCCACCTTTGTTCAATTGTTAAAAGGATTAGTAGACTTTAAAGGGGAGTATAGGCTACATAATAAGCTTATTACGCTAAGTGGAAAAGGCCAACCAAAAGATTTGCAAGAAATTGGCTATGTCTTTCAATATCCAGAGCATCAGTTTTTTGAAACAACAGTTTATAAGGAACTAGCGTTTGGACTAAAACAAAGGGGACAATCCGAAAAAGAAATACGAGCTAGTATTTCTGCAATTCTTCCGAAAGTAGGTTTAGATGAAACCATTTTGACGCTTGCTCCTTTTCAACTTAGTGGAGGGCAAAAACGGCGTGTAGCAATTGCATCCATATTATTAATGCAGCCAAAGTTACTGATTTTGGATGAACCTACTGCAGGACTTGATCCAACTAGCAAGTCATCAATACTAGACCTTTTGAAGAAATGGCAATTAGAAACGAATCATACCGTTCTGTTTGTTACCCATCAAATGCAAGATGTTGCGGAGTACGCTGATGAAGTCATTGTTCTTCACGAGGGAGAAATAAAAGCACATTTAACTACCAACCAATTGTTTTTACAGCAGGCTCATATAGTAACAAGTGCAGGCCTAAAAATGCCAGAACAAATTCAACTATTAAAAGTAGTGGAACAATTACTTGGGGAAAAAATAGCCGTAGCAAATTGTATGGAACATACTATCTTCAATGCAGTTAAGCCGTATTTACAGTTTAGAGGGAAGCTCAATGCGTAG
- a CDS encoding DUF3231 family protein: protein MGILGGNPKNEPLHYGEVFAVWSSLIADYGMISGYQTFYNHAGDEDLKKIIEDIIELSREEVKQLEKILKTNGIALPPASPERPVARMENIPPGAKFNDPEISATLSADLAAGLVACSQAMGTSTREDIALMYGQFHTAKAQLGAKLLRLNKNKGWLIPPPLHVDYPEK, encoded by the coding sequence ACATTACGGTGAAGTATTTGCTGTTTGGTCAAGCTTAATTGCAGACTATGGTATGATTTCTGGCTATCAAACATTTTATAATCACGCTGGCGATGAAGATTTGAAAAAAATTATTGAAGATATCATCGAACTTTCTAGGGAAGAAGTAAAACAATTAGAAAAAATCCTAAAAACAAATGGTATTGCTTTACCACCTGCATCTCCTGAAAGACCTGTAGCAAGAATGGAAAATATTCCTCCAGGAGCGAAATTTAACGATCCTGAAATTAGCGCTACTCTCAGTGCTGACCTAGCAGCTGGATTAGTTGCTTGCAGTCAAGCAATGGGCACCTCTACTCGCGAAGATATCGCATTAATGTATGGTCAATTCCATACTGCTAAGGCTCAACTTGGAGCTAAACTGTTACGTCTTAATAAAAATAAAGGTTGGTTAATACCACCACCATTACATGTAGATTATCCAGAAAAATAA
- a CDS encoding energy-coupling factor transporter transmembrane component T family protein, translating into MRSSIIIGQYVDKHSIFHQLDPRIKIISIFMLMLSFLLLDTATSYVITTFFVFTLIIVSKVPFVVILKGLKPLLFILSFTLIYHLLFTQGQVIWSIGFITISLEGMVAGIRFVWRILLLVLLASLLTLTTKPLILAKGLEKLLKPLSKLRVPIEQFSLMIVIAIRFIPTVLEELNRIVLAQKSRGFDIKSLPFMQRIFAYVPIVIPLLFTTIQRADQLSDAIDARGYGDGKNRTSYIELHFEKKDFIAMLVTILFVLVLFFIKWSGI; encoded by the coding sequence ATGCGTAGTTCTATTATTATTGGACAGTACGTCGACAAGCATTCCATTTTTCATCAATTAGACCCTCGAATCAAGATCATCAGTATTTTTATGTTGATGCTAAGCTTCTTACTATTAGATACAGCAACAAGCTATGTAATCACTACTTTTTTTGTATTTACTCTAATAATTGTTTCTAAAGTCCCTTTTGTTGTAATTTTAAAAGGTTTGAAGCCGTTACTTTTCATCTTATCCTTTACACTTATTTATCATCTGCTTTTTACTCAAGGACAGGTAATATGGTCAATCGGATTCATCACCATTTCGTTAGAAGGTATGGTAGCAGGCATACGATTTGTTTGGCGTATTTTGCTTCTTGTATTATTGGCTTCTTTGTTAACCCTTACAACAAAGCCACTAATTTTAGCTAAAGGTTTAGAAAAATTGTTAAAACCGTTATCGAAGCTTCGTGTACCAATTGAACAATTTTCATTAATGATTGTCATTGCCATTCGATTTATTCCAACCGTGTTAGAGGAGTTGAACAGAATTGTGCTAGCGCAAAAATCAAGAGGGTTTGATATTAAATCATTACCTTTTATGCAACGTATTTTTGCGTATGTTCCAATTGTTATACCGTTGCTGTTTACAACCATACAAAGGGCAGATCAATTAAGTGATGCCATTGATGCTAGAGGATATGGCGATGGTAAAAATCGGACGAGTTATATTGAACTACATTTTGAGAAAAAAGATTTCATAGCAATGCTCGTAACAATTTTATTTGTCCTTGTGTTATTTTTTATAAAATGGAGTGGTATATAA